The following coding sequences lie in one Nitrospirota bacterium genomic window:
- the folK gene encoding 2-amino-4-hydroxy-6-hydroxymethyldihydropteridine diphosphokinase, translated as MPTAYIGIGSNLGNRENNCGKAIRLLEANNIKVTKRSSLLETEPWGVEDQPKFINMAVEIETDLGPDELLSVLKKIEVEIGRRPAKRWGPRVIDLDILLYDDLIMKTPELEIPHPHISEREFVLKPLAEIAPEKLHPVLKKRIKELLSTLSGT; from the coding sequence ATGCCCACAGCGTACATCGGCATCGGATCCAATCTCGGCAACAGAGAAAACAATTGCGGGAAGGCGATAAGGCTCCTCGAAGCAAACAACATCAAAGTTACAAAACGCTCCTCGCTTTTAGAGACAGAGCCGTGGGGAGTTGAAGACCAGCCGAAGTTCATCAATATGGCTGTTGAGATTGAGACCGATCTTGGGCCTGACGAGTTATTGTCTGTTTTAAAAAAGATAGAGGTCGAGATCGGCAGACGCCCGGCAAAACGCTGGGGCCCCCGTGTCATAGACCTCGACATCCTGCTCTATGATGATCTGATAATGAAGACGCCTGAATTAGAGATACCTCACCCTCATATCAGCGAGAGGGAATTTGTTTTGAAGCCACTTGCAGAGATCGCGCCGGAGAAATTGCATCCGGTTTTGAAGAAGAGGATTAAAGAATTGCTATCGACATTAAGTGGAACGTAA
- a CDS encoding TIGR04255 family protein, with translation MSNYPILSKAPITEAVIDFRVKIREDLRLEQIESIYNAVSGQYPDKKERFKWEGKLEFKKGAPLLSNAAEAIDGYMFYSADQKQILQTRLDGFTFSRLKPYETWESFRDEAHRLWQIYRDVVSPEITRVALRYINKIEIPLPIKDFGDYLTAAPIVPEELPQDVSSFLTRIVIHEQAIDAAAIITQAFEQIVNPKILPVILDIDVFRQKSEGINEDDAWSTIEQLRDFKNNIFFKSITPKAKELFQ, from the coding sequence ATGAGCAACTATCCAATCTTATCCAAGGCTCCTATCACAGAAGCAGTTATCGACTTTCGCGTAAAAATACGAGAAGACTTGCGTCTTGAGCAGATTGAGTCAATATACAATGCGGTCTCCGGTCAATACCCGGATAAAAAAGAAAGATTTAAATGGGAAGGGAAACTGGAATTTAAGAAAGGCGCTCCTCTTCTCTCAAATGCTGCAGAAGCAATTGATGGGTATATGTTTTATTCTGCTGATCAGAAACAGATCCTCCAGACAAGACTGGATGGTTTCACATTTAGCAGATTGAAACCTTACGAAACGTGGGAAAGTTTCCGGGACGAAGCACACAGGTTGTGGCAAATCTACAGAGATGTCGTTTCTCCTGAAATTACAAGAGTAGCTTTACGATATATCAACAAAATAGAAATCCCCCTACCAATAAAAGACTTCGGCGATTATTTGACCGCAGCGCCAATCGTACCAGAAGAACTGCCGCAAGACGTCAGCAGTTTTCTGACACGTATTGTCATACATGAACAGGCAATTGATGCCGCAGCCATCATTACACAGGCCTTTGAGCAGATTGTTAATCCTAAGATTCTTCCTGTAATATTAGATATTGATGTATTCAGGCAAAAATCTGAAGGTATAAATGAAGATGATGCTTGGAGTACTATCGAACAATTACGCGATTTCAAGAATAATATATTCTTTAAAAGTATTACGCCGAAAGCAAAGGAGCTATTTCAATGA
- the radC gene encoding DNA repair protein RadC, with translation MKKLRDIPEPDRPREKLRQKGAEALTDLELMAILLGSGTKTHDVMMVADRILKALDGNNAKLDIEELQKIDGVGLAKATLIAAALEFARRRIRPEGLRISFPADVLPLIQHYADRKQEHFISISINGANEVIASRVVSVGLVNKTQAHPREVFADSITDRASAIIIAHNHPSGGLTPSKEDTEITRQLKSAGETLGIRLLDHIIFNHNGYYSFLENGEM, from the coding sequence ATGAAAAAGCTGAGAGACATTCCAGAACCGGATCGTCCGCGTGAAAAACTCCGTCAAAAAGGGGCGGAAGCTTTAACCGACCTTGAACTGATGGCTATTCTTCTGGGCAGCGGAACAAAGACGCATGATGTTATGATGGTTGCAGACCGAATTCTTAAAGCCCTGGATGGTAATAATGCAAAGCTGGATATAGAAGAATTGCAGAAGATTGACGGCGTAGGATTAGCAAAGGCAACTCTTATTGCAGCGGCCCTCGAATTTGCCCGCCGTCGCATTCGTCCTGAAGGATTAAGGATCTCTTTCCCTGCCGACGTACTTCCATTGATCCAGCATTATGCCGACCGCAAGCAGGAGCATTTTATAAGCATTTCAATAAATGGCGCTAATGAAGTGATCGCAAGTCGTGTGGTGTCTGTCGGGTTGGTTAATAAAACACAGGCACATCCACGAGAGGTATTTGCAGATTCAATTACAGACAGGGCGTCAGCAATCATCATTGCTCATAATCATCCATCCGGTGGATTGACGCCAAGTAAAGAAGACACCGAGATTACCAGACAACTGAAGTCCGCAGGCGAAACCCTCGGCATCCGCCTGCTCGATCATATAATCTTTAACCATAATGGATATTACAGTTTCCTTGAGAACGGAGAAATGTGA